The window CATGTAAGAGGGACTCACTTAGCAATGTGAGACTGAAGGGAGGAAACTTTGCTCACTTTGACTACATATAAGCACCTTGAAATGCTTTGGCAAGCGTCTAACTATGGGACATTGTTGCCTTATAACACCTTGTTTCTTTAGCAACCATGATTCCCATCAGCCAACTACTTGTCTTTTATCTCAAACAAGATTACATGGTGTAATTTGGCACAGAAGTGAAGTGAACAAGGGGTACAACAAAAATTAGGAGAGCTATTTTTCTTGAAGTAAATATTAGCTTCTTTTATGTTAGATAGGAGAGATCTCAAGAGGCAATAAGGATTATACATTCGCAGTTaatgaaataataagaattaCAATCAGGCTGGTAATTTTTTGAATGATACTGCCACTTTACATGATACGTGGCAGTGATGTGCTAATGATAATTTAGTGGTATGACCCTTCCCGGGACCACGCATTGGCGGGAGCCTTGTGAACCAGGTTGTCTTTTACAAACAAGTATAGCAAAACAGGGCTGATGTTTCAGTCACATGATGGGCTGTTTTTGCTTCACTAATAACATTTGAAGCACATCTTGGTCTTATGGATCTTGCTTATTAGTTCCTGCTTAATATTTCATTAATGTGGATGCTAGATTTACCTTACGCATGCACCTGTCATGTATGATTTTTTACCCTGCCAAATATGCTAAAACAATATACTTTGTTTCACGTTGGAGATCTTTTACTTGGCAATGAGCTGTTTTCTTGCTACGTTTTCTGATTTTTGTAGGAACCACTTATACTCAGCAATCCTATAAAGTTAGTGAATCATTTCCTTTTAAGTGGATCAATAAGAAGTGGAAAGAAGGATTTCATGTTACATCCATGACTACGGCAGGGAGTCGCTGGGGGGTAGTCATGTCAAGGAACTCTGGCTACTCTAACCAGGTATTATCAAATTGTGCCATAAGAAAATCCTTTGTTATTCAAATATTACTGCTTTCTCAACTAAATACATTTCTCATATGCAAAATTGGTTATTTACCTAAAAATCGCTTTATGATTGGTATTTTAACTAGAAGAATACTTTGTCCTCTTTGTGTGCCGAGATGTAAAAGAGAATTGTGTTTTCCTTCCAATTTGTATGCATTTAATGCTGGTCTACTGCTGTTGTTACCATGCTTAATGTaaataaacttttcttttaatgtGCTTTAACTCTCTTGTATGCagttaatatatatttattcttGGTCTATATATTGATCAAAATTTTCTCAATGCGATTAATTTGAAATTGGAATTTGCTTAGTTTGTTTTTGATAACTTTTGATTTCCTTTCTGTAAGTAATCTGGGGAAAGCATTTTGGTTATTGGCGGCTTTAACTTGCTGCATCTGAATTACTAGGAACTGACCTATCTAGTTGGAGGTGTAATTGACTAAATCGACAAACACATTATTGATATTTGCAAGTTGATTGTGTAAACTGTCATAATTGTTTATGGATTTTCTCTTGTAATCAGGTAGTAGAATTGGATTTCCTTTATCCCAGTGAAGGTATCCATCAAAGATGGGAAAGAGGTTATAGAATAACTTCTACTGCGGCTACTCCTGATCAAGCCGCTTTGATTTTGAGCATACCAAAAAGGAAAATGATGGATGAGACACAGGAAACACTTCGAACTTCTTCCTTCCCAAGCAATCACGTGAAGGTGAATACCCATCATGATTAAGTTTATATAATAACAGATCTAATTTCTATTATGCCCATCATGGTTAAGTTTATATAATAACAGATCTAATTTCTATTATGAATACCTTGTTTGCTTTCTGGATACCTACAATTGTGGAGTCAATAGTAGCACTAAGCGCATGCTTTCATTTGACGAATATTTTTGCACTCATCTACTTTCTTTTTTGATCCATGCTTCTTCAATTCTCACAATACTTGGTCTTAAACTCATTAACTCCCAACTCCCCTAAACTACTACGCATGTGCTTTGTTTGATGTTGTGCTCGGACATAATTTTGTAGTTAGTAATTGCTTGTTTATTGCATTCAGATGGTTTAATATCCTAATCTAGTTATTTTGCCTGTAAAGGTAACTAAGTTATTGTAGCTACAACTCACAATTGAAGAATTAGATATCAGGTTTCAGCCTTTAATTAGTCTGACGTGTTGTTTAGTATAATGTTTCAGATGAATCTGCTATATGACAATTGCTCCATCTGCTCTGAGAATTTTAGCTTCCATACAatgttttgaattttgatgtcATCTTGCTGGTATCGAGCACAACCGCTTGTGTGACACCACGATGAAAGCCTCCCTTCAAATCTACTCTCTGGCTACTATTTAGACCGGGAATGATAGAGAAGAGTCCGTAGATGTTTGTGGTGGTTGGCAAGGACAACATGCTTCTCCGGTGAACCCCTACCAACCAACCGTGCAGCAACAATTGTTGTCTTCCCTCATCTTCCTACTTCCTCTGCTGCATCTTATTCTCCTCCCTCGGTTGCTAGCGGTGCCAATTTGACATGGTCAAGTCGCTTCCATCATCTCTTGTTAGTTTTTCTTTGCTCCCTCTCCACAATTGTTGCCAGCTTGACACGAATGACCTGTGCTAACTTCTATCATTTGTCGACGGGTTCACATTATTACGAACTCATTTTGACCTGGAATCAACACTGGTTCTCCCATCAAGATGTTAAACCTTGCTATCGTATAGCATTAATTAGTTTTGCTTACCCGAAGTTACATATACCCACCCATCGAGTATGTATAGGTAGAAAATGCTCATGGCACAGTTAATAAACCTAGAACAACTTTGTATGGTGAAAGTGCACTCAGAAACAGTTAGACCATATCACGATACCATATTTTATCATCGGCCCCTATGAAGAAATTTGTTGTGCATTTAAGTACTCTGCATTTTTTTTACAGGAAAAATGGGCAAAAAATCTCTACATTGCTTCCATATGCTTCGGTCGAACAGTGTGCTGATACTTGAGCTGGCCTACACTTCTGAGACTGAAAGGAAGCATATTGAAGTTGCTCTAACTCGAAAAAGTCTTCAGCGAAGTGCATCATACATGTTTTCTGGCGTCGATGTTCATCATGAGTTGAATCAAGAAATGAAACAGGGGCTAGCTGGTATCTTCTCACCCTGTCATCTAATGTGTGTTCTAGAATTCGATTCTGGTAGTGGCTACAGATCCGAAAATACGAAACCTAAATGTTTTGTTGCCTCATCTGTAATGCAACTGAGAACAAAGGTCAGGCTTTCAGTCTATGTGGCACTGGTTCTCACCCAAGTGAAATGGAAAAAAAGAGCTATTTTGGTTTCTGTATTTTCAAGAACATTTTGTTGTTAATAATTAGTGATGGATTACTATTtaaatatgatatgaaattaatggTTCCCATTTATTACAAGTCCATGAGTAGTGTATCATTGATATGAAATCAGATGTTTGTCTTGGGCGAATATGAAATCCTTCTGTAGGCATTTTCAATATGAAATCGAAGGGGAGTTTTGGCGCAATGATAAAGTTATTACTTTGTaatcaaaaggtcacgggttcgaatcctggaaataaTCTCTTGTAAAAAGCAGGATAAAGTTACGTATAATGGATCTTTTCTTGGTACTTCGTATAATGGGAATTTTATGTACTGGGCtgtcttatttttttttactaacaaGGGATATTGATGGTGGATCATAGCTACAGCAAAAAGATGGATGATCGACATCGAGATAGGGTTTGCGGACCGCACATCTCAATGATAGCAGCGTATCGTATGGCTTTGGCCGTGCGCGAAGAGTGCCTATCATCAGAATAAAACGTAGTATTTTGTATTGAATAAATTTGAAGTATGCCAACTCGGAAGAACCAAACAGATTTGAATTGATAAGGCCTGAACTTGAGCCCAATAACCATATCATCAACAGATTATCGGTCCAATTAAAATTGAGCCCAGTTCTAAACGGTCgttttcttcccctttttctCGTCGCCGATTCAAATTTCTGAACGGCAGCCCCGAAATAATTTTCTCCCAACTCGGCAGCTCCTCCTTCTCTACGATTTGGGATCATCAGATCACTCGATCGATCTCCCATTGCTCCCTCTCGATTCACCTTCATGTCGTCCGGAGAAGGGCTTTTGGGTTTCCTCGATGGTATTCTAGGGCGAGTCGGCTGTTTCTTCGGATGCATTCAGTCCAGAAATAATGTCGAAGGAACGAAGAAACGCAAGGTATGGAGGTTCCGATCTTGAGATTAATaggtgtgttcatcttcttctttattTTATGCACCGATCAATCCGTGAAAATGTTATTTGATGGATAAATCAGGAGCCTTCGGTGTCAAAACGGCAGCTTGGATCCTTTTTCATCAACGAAGGTGCGACCTGTGATCGAATCAAACGTTGCATCAGATTTAAACTCACAGAGTTTCTTACTTGCTTGTTACTAATTTTTTGGAGAATTTCTCCCAATTTGTAGAGGCTGATTCTCTACCTGATGGAGTAGTTTGTCCAATCGCAAGCGACACCTTTGCAACTGATAGCTTATATAAGGAACTCAAGCGGGAGGTATTCCTGATTTCTTTTGCTGCCGAGTATTTTTTTAATCAGTTGTTCATGAAGCGTATTCACTTATATGAGTGATTGAATGCCATTGATGAACTAAAATTCTAATTCCGTGTCATGTCTACATGTAATAATTGAAAATTGTACAGGTTGAGATTCTGAAAGCTTGTGGTGCTCTCCTACAAACTCCTGTAGAAATTCGAAAAGCTTCAGGGAAAGTAACACTGCAAGATCCTGATAAGCTTGAAGGCACATCTTCCAGTTACATTTTAAGGTTTTCTGGTATTTCTAAGAAGATTCTGTGGGATGAAAAGCATGAGATTTCGAGTATCCCACTACAGGTGCAAAACAATGATGGTATTTCACATGAGAGGTAACTTTGATTTCAGTTGAATGAATATTAATTCCACAACAGACTGTTTTTACTAGGACAAATATCTGACTTTTTTCATAATTGGTTTGTACAGTAGCTGCCTATTGGACAATCAACAGAGTCCACAGCACAATGACAGTCTTTTACCATCAGTTAATTCAAGCAGCTCAGTGCTTCTTGAAGGTGTACATGAATATTGTACTGAATTGGTGGTGGAAACTCATACTCCTGATACTTCTCCCTCTAAACATGAATCTCATCTCCAGTTATTTTCTTCTAAAGTTTCTCCTTTTGCAACTCCATTTAGAGTGACTGATGAGATGGAGACACCAGCAACTATTTACCCATCCAATCTGGAGCACATTAGAACAGGGAAGGGCCCCAGGATTAGGAATCAGTATGTGTATCCAGTTCCCATCGTGGAAAATCATTCACAGTGGAAAGTCTTGAATGAAGATTTCCCTGAATTATTTCAATCACATTACAGTTTCAATCCTGATGCTGGAGAGAAGGAACAACAAATGTCTGCATCACAGCCTGAGGGTTCTGAATTATCTCTCAGAACCAGATTCTCTTCTCCAAGAAGTGAAAAACAGAAAGATGAGGTAGTCTATACAGATAAATATACTACTGGAAAGATATTGAGCACATTAGAAACACCTTCCAGTAACACAGATATGAAACTAGTTAGCCCACAGTACTCAGAAGTAGTGGCTAGCTTGTCTCGATGGTTGAAACCTCCAATGACAAGGGATGACTCACACAATAAAAAATCTTCCACAGCAAAGAGTTCTGATGATAGCAGGCCTATTCTAGGCATGGTTGCTGTGCATTGGAAAGATGACGAGCCTGAACATACATTATATAAAAGGTGGGATGGAAATGGTATTCCAAACTCAACAAATAAATACAAGGAGGTAATGTTAATGAGTTCAGTTTACAACTATTGCTCAGAATTCATTGATTATTTTCCTTTTGTTTCTGAGGATCTTTCCATGTTTCAGGATCAGAGAGTCAACTGGCATTCAACACCATTTGCAGAGAGACTAGAGAAGGCATTGTCTGATGAAAGTTTCGTATCACAAAGGTCTTATACTGTTGGTTATAGTTCTGTAACTATGGTGCTTATGTTTCATACATCAGGGGCTGTGCAATTTCTTGTTTAGTTTTCAAAGAATAACTCATTCAGTCATCCATTGTTTCACTTGCCTAACAGTCTCATCCTATCAAAAGCCTTCAGGATTGCTAAAAC is drawn from Zingiber officinale cultivar Zhangliang chromosome 1B, Zo_v1.1, whole genome shotgun sequence and contains these coding sequences:
- the LOC121977628 gene encoding protein JASON-like, with the translated sequence MSSGEGLLGFLDGILGRVGCFFGCIQSRNNVEGTKKRKEPSVSKRQLGSFFINEEADSLPDGVVCPIASDTFATDSLYKELKREVEILKACGALLQTPVEIRKASGKVTLQDPDKLEGTSSSYILRFSGISKKILWDEKHEISSIPLQVQNNDGISHESSCLLDNQQSPQHNDSLLPSVNSSSSVLLEGVHEYCTELVVETHTPDTSPSKHESHLQLFSSKVSPFATPFRVTDEMETPATIYPSNLEHIRTGKGPRIRNQYVYPVPIVENHSQWKVLNEDFPELFQSHYSFNPDAGEKEQQMSASQPEGSELSLRTRFSSPRSEKQKDEVVYTDKYTTGKILSTLETPSSNTDMKLVSPQYSEVVASLSRWLKPPMTRDDSHNKKSSTAKSSDDSRPILGMVAVHWKDDEPEHTLYKRWDGNGIPNSTNKYKEDQRVNWHSTPFAERLEKALSDESFVSQRKHIYGKKMELGDEDLSDTATS